A genomic window from Nicotiana sylvestris chromosome 11, ASM39365v2, whole genome shotgun sequence includes:
- the LOC104215731 gene encoding uncharacterized protein — protein sequence MWRSISNAITSFGQKKESGEPSQACHEFSDDDDDACSNASSEEGLECPICWESFNIVENIPYVLWCGHTLCKNCLLGLKPASMKVSTQQVHIPLFISCPWCNLLTFRLAFNGNLKFPSKNFFLLWMVESRNGDRVKSPSAICRDHQQEWSAPCTSVVGNSSSVMNYRRVHRPGSLVSNATGYNHTGGTPTLQRAHFSLHKSLDFFIRLTSKFPLVIVLLLLVMFAIPSCAAVLALYLVITILFGLPSFLVLYFAYPALEWLVREITA from the coding sequence ATGTGGAGATCTATTTCAAATGCCATCACAAGCTTTGGACAGAAGAAGGAATCTGGTGAGCCCAGTCAAGCTTGCCATGAATTCTCAGATGACGACGACGATGCCTGTTCTAATGCCAGCTCCGAGGAAGGGCTTGAATGCCCAATATGCTGGGAGTCTTTTAACATTGTAGAGAACATCCCCTATGTCTTGTGGTGTGGTCACACGCTTTGCAAGAACTGTCTGTTGGGCCTTAAGCCTGCTTCTATGAAGGTTTCCACTCAACAGGTCCATATTCCATTATTCATTTCCTGCCCATGGTGCAATTTGTTGACATTTCGATTGGCATTCAACGGGAATCTCAAATTTCCTAGCAAGAATTTCTTCCTCCTCTGGATGGTGGAAAGCCGAAATGGTGACAGGGTGAAGTCTCCATCTGCCATATGTAGGGATCATCAACAAGAGTGGTCTGCCCCGTGCACTTCAGTTGTGGGGAACAGCAGCTCTGTCATGAATTACAGGAGGGTTCATCGACCAGGATCTCTAGTCTCTAATGCTACTGGTTATAACCATACTGGTGGTACCCCTACATTGCAGAGGGCCCACTTTTCTCTTCATAAGTCCCTTGATTTCTTTATCCGCCTTACATCCAAGTTTCCATTAGTTATTGTGCTGCTTCTACTTGTTATGTTTGCAATACCCTCCTGTGCAGCTGTTCTAGCACTCTATTTAGTGATCACCATTCTCTTTGGACTTCCGTCTTTCCTAGTATTGTACTTTGCCTATCCTGCTTTAGAGTGGCTGGTCAGAGAGATCACGGCTTGA